Proteins from a single region of Ensifer adhaerens:
- a CDS encoding class II aldolase/adducin family protein produces the protein MSERELRQSIVDHCRHMNAIGLNQGTSGNISLRHGDTMLVTPSGIPYGEMTADMIVAMPIDGEYGAWDGPKKPSVEWPFHLDILRARPEVGAVVHTHAMYSTILAIARKPIPACHYMIAAFGGSDVRVADYERYGTKALSESVLRALDGRTACLMANHGMIATGASLEKAMWAAVELETIAKQYYHTLLIGGPVILSEAEISGVIEAFSTYGLQDKTKAA, from the coding sequence ATGAGCGAACGCGAACTGCGCCAGTCGATCGTCGACCATTGCCGTCACATGAACGCCATCGGGCTCAACCAGGGCACCTCGGGCAACATCAGCCTGCGCCACGGCGACACCATGCTGGTGACGCCCTCGGGCATCCCCTATGGCGAGATGACGGCGGACATGATCGTCGCCATGCCGATCGACGGCGAATACGGCGCCTGGGATGGTCCGAAGAAACCCTCGGTCGAATGGCCGTTCCACCTGGATATCCTGCGGGCACGACCGGAAGTCGGCGCGGTCGTGCACACCCACGCGATGTATTCGACCATCCTGGCGATCGCCCGCAAGCCGATCCCGGCCTGCCATTACATGATCGCGGCCTTCGGCGGCAGTGACGTGCGCGTCGCCGACTACGAGCGCTACGGCACCAAGGCGCTTTCCGAAAGCGTGCTCAGGGCGCTCGACGGCCGGACCGCCTGCCTGATGGCGAACCACGGCATGATTGCAACGGGCGCCAGCCTGGAGAAGGCGATGTGGGCAGCGGTCGAGCTCGAGACGATCGCCAAGCAATATTATCACACGCTACTGATCGGCGGCCCGGTGATCCTGTCGGAGGCCGAGATATCCGGTGTGATCGAGGCCTTCTCCACCTATGGCCTGCAGGACAAGACGAAGGCGGCGTGA